One part of the Microlunatus elymi genome encodes these proteins:
- the rsmA gene encoding 16S rRNA (adenine(1518)-N(6)/adenine(1519)-N(6))-dimethyltransferase RsmA: MTRLLDPTAVRELAARLELRPTKQRGQNFVTDANTVRRIVQLAGVGESDTVLEIGPGLGSLTLALLDVAEQVIAIEIDPLLAEALPGTVAERAPERQHRLQVIRADALRVTELPAPPSIVVANLPYNVSVPVLLHLLAGFDSWRRGLVMVQAEVADRLAAEPGSKIYGVPSVKMAWYAATARIGSVPPRVFWPVPNVESGLVSIERRDPPQTTATREQVFAVVDAAFAQRRKMLRAALAGLAGSSAAASTALTAAGVNPTARGETCTVEQFARIAEQLHG; the protein is encoded by the coding sequence CTGACCCGACTGCTGGACCCGACCGCGGTCCGTGAACTCGCCGCCCGGCTGGAGCTGCGCCCGACCAAGCAGCGCGGGCAGAACTTCGTCACCGACGCCAACACCGTGCGCCGGATCGTGCAACTGGCCGGCGTCGGCGAGTCCGACACCGTACTGGAGATCGGCCCCGGCCTGGGGTCGCTGACCCTGGCTCTGCTCGACGTCGCGGAGCAGGTGATCGCGATCGAGATCGATCCGCTGCTGGCCGAAGCCCTGCCGGGCACCGTGGCCGAGCGGGCACCGGAACGGCAGCACCGGTTGCAGGTGATCCGGGCCGACGCGCTCCGCGTCACCGAGCTGCCTGCCCCGCCGAGCATCGTGGTGGCCAATCTTCCGTACAACGTGTCGGTGCCGGTGCTGCTGCACCTGCTCGCCGGATTCGACAGCTGGCGCCGCGGGCTGGTGATGGTGCAGGCCGAGGTCGCCGACCGGCTGGCCGCCGAGCCCGGCTCGAAGATCTACGGCGTGCCCTCGGTCAAGATGGCCTGGTACGCGGCCACGGCCCGGATCGGATCGGTACCGCCACGGGTTTTCTGGCCGGTGCCCAACGTCGAGTCCGGGTTGGTGTCGATCGAGCGCCGAGATCCGCCGCAGACCACCGCGACCCGGGAGCAGGTGTTCGCCGTCGTCGACGCCGCCTTCGCCCAACGACGCAAGATGCTGCGCGCCGCGTTGGCAGGTCTGGCGGGGTCGTCGGCGGCCGCGTCGACGGCGCTGACCGCGGCCGGGGTCAATCCGACCGCCCGCGGCGAGACCTGCACCGTCGAGCAGTTCGCGCGGATCGCCGAACAGCTGCACGGCTGA
- a CDS encoding TatD family hydrolase: MPHPVVDTHCHLDVADGRTEISPAEAIELAAGVGVTRIVQVGCDVEGSRWAVQAAHSWPNVVASVAIHPNDAARLVDRAGGDGLAAALAEIEQLAADERVRGIGETGLDHFRTRDADGQAIQKRAFAAHIALAKQYGKTLVIHDRDAHADILDVLDAEGAPERIVMHCFSGDADFARACLDRGGYLSFGGTVTFKNSTELREALAITPMDRIVTETDAPYLTPEPYRGRPNASYLIPYTARRIAEVLDRDLETVCRALDDNATAAFGGSWGEAI; this comes from the coding sequence CTGCCACATCCGGTGGTCGACACCCACTGCCACCTCGACGTTGCCGACGGGCGCACCGAGATCAGCCCAGCCGAGGCGATCGAGCTCGCCGCGGGCGTCGGCGTGACGCGGATCGTTCAGGTCGGCTGTGACGTGGAGGGTTCCCGCTGGGCGGTGCAGGCCGCACACAGCTGGCCGAACGTGGTGGCCAGCGTCGCGATCCACCCCAACGACGCCGCTCGGCTGGTCGATCGAGCGGGGGGTGACGGGCTGGCCGCCGCGCTGGCGGAGATCGAGCAACTCGCCGCCGACGAGCGGGTGCGCGGGATCGGCGAGACCGGGCTGGACCACTTCCGCACCCGGGACGCCGACGGGCAGGCGATCCAGAAGCGGGCCTTCGCCGCTCACATCGCGCTGGCCAAGCAGTACGGCAAGACCCTGGTGATCCACGACCGGGACGCGCACGCCGACATCCTGGACGTGCTGGACGCCGAGGGTGCGCCGGAGCGGATCGTGATGCACTGCTTCTCCGGCGACGCCGACTTCGCCCGAGCCTGCCTGGATCGCGGTGGCTATCTGTCCTTCGGCGGCACCGTCACCTTCAAGAACTCGACCGAACTGCGGGAGGCGCTGGCGATCACGCCGATGGACCGGATCGTGACCGAGACCGATGCGCCGTACCTGACACCGGAGCCCTACCGGGGCCGGCCGAACGCGTCCTACCTGATCCCGTACACCGCTCGGCGGATTGCCGAGGTGCTCGATCGCGACCTGGAGACGGTCTGCCGGGCGCTGGACGACAACGCAACCGCCGCGTTCGGCGGCAGCTGGGGTGAGGCGATCTGA
- the rsmI gene encoding 16S rRNA (cytidine(1402)-2'-O)-methyltransferase, translating to MSEQGVIVLAATPIGDSRDASPRLLDEFRQADVIAAEDTRRLQRLLDRLDVSSEARVLSYFEGNEAGRTPQLLEAARSGSRVLLVTDAGMPSVSDPGYRLVAAAAEAGVRVTAVPGPSAVLTALAVSGLPVDRFCFEGFLPRKPGERRRRLAELAGEPRTLVFFESPHRCAEMLADLAGAFGDDRPAAVCRELTKTYEEVRRGGLAELAGWAEDGVRGEITIVVSGASGDGRGVSTDDAVAEVAELTTGGMKLKPAVALVAERHKLAKNALYQAALAARGAGTS from the coding sequence TTGAGCGAGCAAGGCGTGATCGTGCTGGCGGCGACGCCGATCGGCGACAGCCGCGACGCCAGTCCGCGATTGCTCGACGAGTTCCGGCAGGCCGACGTGATCGCCGCGGAGGACACCCGGCGGCTGCAACGACTGCTGGATCGGCTGGACGTCAGCTCCGAGGCCCGGGTGCTGTCCTACTTCGAGGGCAACGAGGCCGGCCGGACGCCGCAGCTGCTGGAGGCGGCCCGGTCCGGATCGCGGGTGCTGCTGGTGACCGACGCAGGGATGCCGTCGGTGTCCGATCCCGGCTACCGACTGGTCGCCGCCGCAGCCGAGGCCGGGGTGCGGGTGACTGCGGTGCCCGGGCCGTCGGCGGTGCTGACCGCGCTGGCGGTGTCCGGGCTGCCGGTGGACCGGTTCTGTTTCGAGGGGTTTCTGCCGCGCAAGCCGGGTGAGCGGCGGCGCCGGCTGGCCGAGCTGGCCGGCGAGCCGCGGACCCTGGTGTTCTTCGAGTCGCCGCATCGCTGCGCCGAGATGCTGGCCGATCTGGCCGGCGCGTTCGGTGACGACCGGCCGGCGGCGGTGTGCCGCGAACTGACCAAGACCTACGAGGAGGTACGTCGCGGCGGGTTGGCCGAGCTGGCCGGCTGGGCTGAAGATGGCGTACGAGGTGAGATCACCATCGTCGTCTCCGGTGCCTCGGGCGACGGCCGGGGCGTGTCGACCGACGACGCGGTGGCCGAGGTGGCCGAACTGACCACCGGTGGGATGAAGCTCAAACCGGCGGTCGCGCTGGTCGCCGAACGGCACAAGCTGGCCAAGAACGCGCTCTACCAGGCAGCGCTCGCGGCCCGCGGCGCCGGCACTTCCTAA
- a CDS encoding resuscitation-promoting factor — MRKILPIVAAGAVVVAASGGTFAYASADKQVTLSVDGRPQTVNTFQGSVSGLLKSRGITVSDRDEVAPSLNSKLTEGAKVSVRYGRQVTVNVDGEQKTFWTTAQSVGAALQLAGLTGKDADLSTSRSAPINRQGLSLTMDTSKSVKITAGGKTKTVRTTAGTVGAALKVAKVSVDDNDKVSKALSAKLADGTTIKVTKVSTKTLTKTKRVDYDVVHRKTKKLDRGETRVDTDGKAGERTYTYLVTKYDGKEHDRRLISQELTTDPVDEVVLVGTHKPKPQRDTTDTGNSGDSGNSKNSGSTAASVPSGSVWDRLAQCEAGGNWHINTGNGFYGGLQFTLQTWRAYGGSGMPNQASREQQIAVGKKIQASQGWGAWPACSSRLGLR; from the coding sequence GTGCGCAAGATTCTTCCGATCGTTGCAGCAGGTGCCGTCGTCGTTGCTGCCTCGGGTGGAACCTTCGCCTACGCCTCCGCGGACAAGCAGGTCACGTTGTCCGTCGACGGCCGGCCGCAGACCGTCAACACCTTCCAGGGCTCCGTTTCCGGGCTGCTGAAATCGCGCGGCATCACCGTCAGCGACCGGGACGAGGTCGCTCCGTCGCTGAACAGCAAGCTGACCGAGGGCGCCAAGGTGTCGGTGCGGTACGGCCGCCAGGTGACCGTCAACGTGGATGGCGAGCAGAAGACGTTCTGGACCACCGCCCAGTCGGTCGGTGCGGCGCTGCAACTGGCCGGGCTGACCGGCAAGGACGCCGACCTGTCCACCAGCCGGAGCGCCCCGATCAACCGGCAGGGGCTGAGCCTGACGATGGACACCAGCAAGTCGGTGAAGATCACCGCCGGCGGTAAGACCAAGACCGTCCGGACCACCGCAGGCACCGTCGGTGCGGCGCTGAAGGTCGCCAAGGTGTCGGTCGACGACAACGACAAGGTCTCCAAGGCACTGAGCGCCAAACTGGCCGACGGCACGACCATCAAGGTCACCAAGGTCAGCACCAAGACTCTGACCAAGACCAAGCGCGTCGACTACGACGTGGTGCATCGCAAGACCAAGAAGCTGGACCGGGGCGAGACCCGGGTGGACACCGACGGCAAGGCGGGCGAGCGGACGTACACCTACCTGGTCACCAAGTACGACGGCAAGGAGCACGACCGCCGACTGATCTCCCAGGAGCTCACCACCGATCCGGTCGACGAGGTGGTGCTGGTCGGCACCCACAAGCCGAAGCCGCAGCGCGACACGACCGACACCGGCAACTCGGGTGATTCGGGCAACTCGAAGAATTCCGGCAGCACGGCGGCGTCGGTGCCGTCCGGCAGCGTCTGGGACCGGCTGGCGCAGTGCGAGGCCGGCGGCAACTGGCACATCAACACCGGCAACGGGTTCTACGGCGGCCTGCAGTTCACCCTGCAGACCTGGCGAGCCTACGGCGGCAGCGGGATGCCGAACCAGGCCAGCCGCGAGCAGCAGATCGCCGTCGGCAAGAAGATCCAGGCCAGCCAAGGCTGGGGCGCCTGGCCGGCCTGCAGCTCGAGGCTGGGGCTGCGCTGA
- a CDS encoding dolichyl-phosphate-mannose--protein mannosyltransferase: MPTDRLVGWLATLVITGIAFALRIVHLGRPRYLVFDETYYAKDAYSLLKFGYERNWPDNANASIVAGHPDVTLNSAEFVVHPPIGKWLIAVGEQIFGMNSFGWRFASLVFGSLLILMTIRLVRRVSRSTMIGCLAGVLLTVDGLSFVMSRIALLDIFLAFFLVAGLACLAADRDWFRNRLADHLVATGKPDLGYEFGPLMLFRPWRLLAGLTFGLALGTKWNTLYVLAAFCLLALAWDVGARRLAGAGRRSAWAILKDGIPAFFSIVVVTGIVYVASWASWFATSGGYDRQWGAQNPDATTTRLFGSAFASFLHYQKDIYAFHTGTYINEQTHTYNANPAGWLIIARTIGIDAVNDIKPGTDGCPTGGENCLRVISGIGTPLLWWGAVIALVIALILWVGGRDWRFGIPIVGVLSAWLPWFQYTGRPQFFFYAIAIIPFSAMAVALCLGLLIGPRPHTPDQRRRRMFGGIAAGVFVALVALNFAYIYPILTDQLLPYSKWLSRMWFKGWI, translated from the coding sequence ATGCCGACCGACCGCCTGGTCGGTTGGCTGGCGACCCTGGTGATCACCGGGATCGCGTTCGCGTTGCGGATCGTGCACCTGGGCCGGCCGCGCTATCTGGTCTTCGATGAGACCTACTACGCCAAGGACGCGTACTCGCTGCTGAAGTTCGGCTACGAACGCAACTGGCCGGACAACGCGAACGCGTCGATCGTGGCCGGTCACCCGGACGTGACGCTGAATTCGGCGGAGTTCGTCGTGCATCCGCCGATCGGCAAGTGGCTGATCGCGGTCGGCGAGCAGATCTTCGGGATGAACTCGTTCGGTTGGCGGTTCGCGTCACTGGTCTTCGGCTCGTTGTTGATCTTGATGACGATCCGGCTGGTCCGCCGGGTCAGCCGGTCGACCATGATCGGCTGCCTCGCCGGGGTGTTGCTGACCGTGGACGGGTTGAGCTTCGTGATGTCCCGGATCGCCTTGCTGGACATCTTTCTGGCGTTCTTTCTGGTCGCCGGATTGGCCTGTCTGGCGGCCGATCGGGACTGGTTCCGGAACCGTCTCGCTGATCATCTCGTCGCCACCGGCAAGCCCGATCTGGGCTACGAGTTCGGCCCGCTGATGTTGTTCCGGCCGTGGCGGCTGCTGGCCGGTCTGACGTTCGGGCTGGCGCTGGGCACCAAGTGGAACACGCTGTACGTGTTGGCCGCGTTCTGCCTGCTGGCGCTGGCCTGGGACGTCGGGGCGCGGCGCTTGGCCGGCGCCGGACGCCGATCGGCGTGGGCCATCCTGAAGGACGGAATTCCGGCGTTCTTCTCCATCGTGGTCGTCACCGGAATCGTGTACGTGGCCAGCTGGGCCAGCTGGTTCGCCACCTCGGGCGGCTACGACCGGCAGTGGGGCGCACAGAATCCGGACGCCACCACGACCCGGCTGTTCGGCTCGGCGTTCGCGTCCTTCCTGCACTATCAGAAGGACATCTACGCCTTCCACACCGGCACCTACATCAACGAGCAAACCCATACCTACAACGCAAATCCGGCCGGTTGGTTGATCATCGCGCGGACCATCGGCATCGATGCGGTCAACGACATCAAGCCGGGCACCGACGGCTGTCCGACCGGTGGCGAGAACTGCCTGCGGGTGATCAGCGGCATCGGCACCCCGCTGTTGTGGTGGGGTGCGGTGATCGCACTGGTGATCGCGTTGATCTTGTGGGTCGGCGGCCGCGACTGGCGGTTCGGCATCCCGATCGTCGGCGTGCTCAGCGCTTGGTTGCCCTGGTTCCAATACACCGGCCGGCCGCAGTTCTTCTTCTACGCCATCGCGATCATCCCGTTCTCGGCGATGGCGGTGGCACTGTGTCTGGGTCTGTTGATCGGACCGCGGCCCCACACGCCGGATCAGCGACGAAGACGGATGTTCGGCGGGATCGCCGCCGGAGTTTTCGTCGCACTGGTCGCGCTCAACTTCGCCTACATCTATCCGATCCTCACCGACCAGTTGCTGCCCTACTCGAAGTGGCTGTCCCGGATGTGGTTCAAGGGATGGATCTGA
- a CDS encoding ABC transporter permease, producing MTATTTVPHEVVARDRWLRRLLQGQELVMALIGLGLAIFFTIYSSAFGSADNGPTLASYVAPIMIFAVAEVFVLTLGEIDLSVGQVYVLSPFLVVFLNNAGVSVIISILISLAISALIGCFNGLVTVRLRVPSFITTLGTVFALKGVVLLSSNGIQVNPAGTGTLANVLGGWSFSEIAWAFGIAVICHVIFRRTSFGLHITAVGGNQIASGEAGIKVGAIKIWCFVICAFLGGFMGILDGYHIGSLNPGTDGLTLMFYGVAAAVIGGTALTGGRGTMIGAAIGAIVLGILEDGFNIIGVNAFAYQLVLGLAILGAMILNVQLERVRSGRIEGRGSFARLLLRIGGRRART from the coding sequence GTGACGGCGACCACCACCGTCCCGCACGAGGTCGTGGCCCGGGATCGCTGGCTGCGCAGGCTGCTTCAGGGCCAGGAACTGGTGATGGCCCTGATCGGCCTGGGGTTGGCGATCTTCTTCACCATTTACTCGTCCGCTTTCGGCAGCGCCGACAACGGGCCGACGCTGGCCAGCTACGTCGCGCCGATCATGATCTTCGCTGTTGCCGAGGTCTTCGTGCTGACGCTCGGCGAGATCGACCTGTCGGTGGGGCAGGTGTACGTGTTGTCGCCGTTCCTGGTGGTGTTTCTGAACAATGCCGGGGTCAGCGTGATCATCAGCATCCTGATCTCGTTGGCGATCTCGGCGCTGATCGGCTGCTTCAACGGCCTGGTCACCGTACGACTCCGGGTGCCGTCGTTCATCACCACGCTCGGCACGGTGTTCGCGCTGAAGGGCGTCGTTCTGCTGTCCTCCAACGGAATTCAGGTCAATCCGGCCGGCACCGGGACACTGGCGAACGTGCTCGGCGGCTGGTCGTTCTCGGAGATCGCCTGGGCCTTCGGCATCGCGGTGATCTGTCACGTGATCTTCCGCCGGACCAGTTTCGGGCTGCACATCACCGCGGTCGGCGGCAATCAGATCGCCTCCGGTGAGGCGGGCATCAAAGTCGGCGCGATCAAGATCTGGTGTTTCGTGATCTGTGCCTTCCTCGGCGGCTTCATGGGCATCCTGGACGGCTACCACATCGGCAGTCTCAACCCGGGCACCGACGGCCTGACCTTGATGTTCTACGGCGTGGCCGCGGCGGTGATCGGTGGAACCGCACTGACCGGCGGTCGCGGCACCATGATCGGCGCCGCGATCGGGGCGATCGTGCTGGGCATCCTGGAGGACGGTTTCAACATCATCGGCGTGAACGCGTTCGCCTATCAACTGGTGCTGGGGCTGGCGATCCTCGGCGCGATGATCTTGAACGTGCAGCTGGAGAGGGTCCGGTCCGGCCGGATCGAGGGCCGCGGATCCTTTGCCAGGTTGCTGTTGCGGATCGGTGGCAGGAGGGCTCGAACGTGA
- a CDS encoding ATP-binding cassette domain-containing protein, translating into MTDDATADRPAVDQPGEVLRAEGITKSFGSVIALRGVDLHLAPGEVLGVVGDNGAGKSTLVKIITGYQPPDGGQLYVDGQPVNFRTVTDARRYGIETVFQDLALVDELPVYHNLFLNRETTVAGPLRLLNNRRMRAEARRYLTDIGVDIPSVDVPVEKLSGGQRQAIAVARATRQPGIKILLLDEPLAAMGAKEASLIIALVKSLAQSRGVSMLVIDHNYTHIFELCDRVNVIQQGRVTLDQKTNETSVVELTEYMVSSFRKQIEAAQQ; encoded by the coding sequence GTGACGGACGACGCTACAGCCGACCGGCCGGCGGTTGATCAACCCGGCGAGGTGCTCCGGGCCGAAGGCATCACCAAGAGCTTCGGCTCGGTGATCGCGCTGCGTGGAGTTGATCTTCATCTGGCGCCGGGTGAGGTGCTCGGTGTGGTGGGCGACAACGGCGCCGGCAAGTCGACCCTGGTCAAGATCATCACCGGTTATCAACCGCCGGACGGCGGGCAACTCTACGTGGACGGTCAGCCGGTGAACTTCCGTACGGTCACCGACGCCCGGCGGTACGGGATCGAGACCGTCTTCCAGGACTTGGCCCTGGTCGACGAGCTGCCGGTCTACCACAACCTGTTCTTGAATCGGGAGACAACCGTTGCCGGTCCGCTGCGATTGCTGAACAACCGGCGGATGCGGGCCGAGGCGCGGCGGTACCTGACGGACATCGGGGTCGACATCCCGTCCGTGGATGTGCCGGTGGAGAAGCTGTCCGGTGGCCAGCGGCAGGCGATCGCAGTGGCCCGGGCCACCCGGCAGCCCGGCATCAAGATCTTGTTGTTGGACGAGCCGCTGGCCGCGATGGGCGCCAAGGAAGCGTCGCTGATCATCGCGCTGGTGAAGAGCCTGGCTCAGTCTCGTGGGGTGTCGATGCTGGTGATCGACCACAACTACACCCATATCTTCGAGCTGTGTGATCGAGTGAACGTGATCCAGCAGGGCCGCGTCACCCTTGATCAGAAGACCAACGAGACCTCGGTGGTCGAACTGACCGAATACATGGTTTCCTCGTTCCGCAAGCAGATCGAAGCCGCCCAGCAGTGA
- a CDS encoding 4-(cytidine 5'-diphospho)-2-C-methyl-D-erythritol kinase produces MAEPILPGPPTVHVRAPAKINLTLRVGPARRDGFHPLATVYQAVSLYEELTATLAEPGVFELVTTGEGSETLPTDDQNLALRAARKLATDAGLIDQVGVSMMIKKSIPVAAGLAGGSADAAAALLACATLWDLELGPQALQPMAARLGSDVPFALIGGTAVGSGRGESVVPALGRGHYYWALAFADRGLSTPAVYNRYDELGPTPPVPFEVPAELMNALRSGDAEQLGRHLINDLEAPAIDLMPELKELLQVGRDLGAIGAVISGSGPTCAFLAGDERSAIDLTVGLSASGLCRSTRYVGGPVPGARLI; encoded by the coding sequence GTGGCCGAGCCAATCCTCCCCGGGCCGCCGACGGTGCACGTCCGCGCTCCCGCCAAGATCAATCTTACGCTGCGCGTGGGCCCGGCACGCCGCGACGGTTTCCACCCGCTGGCCACCGTCTATCAAGCTGTGTCGTTGTACGAGGAGCTGACCGCGACCCTGGCCGAGCCGGGCGTGTTCGAACTCGTCACCACCGGTGAGGGCAGCGAGACGCTGCCCACCGATGATCAGAATCTCGCTCTGCGGGCGGCACGCAAACTCGCCACCGACGCCGGCCTGATCGACCAGGTCGGCGTCTCGATGATGATCAAGAAGTCGATCCCGGTGGCGGCCGGGCTGGCCGGCGGATCCGCCGACGCGGCGGCCGCGTTGCTGGCCTGCGCCACCCTCTGGGATCTCGAACTCGGACCGCAGGCGCTGCAGCCGATGGCGGCCAGACTCGGTTCGGACGTGCCGTTCGCGTTGATCGGCGGCACCGCGGTCGGCAGCGGCCGGGGCGAGAGCGTGGTGCCGGCGCTGGGTCGGGGCCACTACTACTGGGCGCTCGCCTTCGCCGACCGGGGGCTGTCCACGCCCGCCGTCTACAACCGCTACGACGAACTCGGCCCGACGCCGCCGGTCCCGTTCGAGGTGCCGGCGGAGTTGATGAACGCCTTGCGCAGCGGCGATGCCGAACAACTCGGCCGGCATCTGATCAACGATCTCGAGGCGCCGGCAATCGACCTCATGCCGGAGCTGAAGGAGTTGCTGCAGGTCGGGCGTGATCTTGGTGCGATCGGCGCGGTGATTTCCGGCTCCGGGCCGACCTGTGCCTTCCTGGCCGGCGACGAGCGGTCGGCGATCGACCTGACCGTCGGATTGTCGGCCAGCGGGCTGTGCCGGTCCACCCGCTACGTCGGCGGTCCGGTGCCCGGGGCTCGGCTGATCTGA
- a CDS encoding ABC transporter substrate-binding protein, which yields MDLTYSVAAMTDQPRPSRTPRARTLRRGLLAGALIGLLGVGACSGSGPDTPSSSPTPSGPAPVDINSQPRDVLAEGGELRLPVAKLGQQWNPLHADADADTKLIMSSLLPQLFSYDASGNPAPNPDYLAGVDATGDNPQQVTYTINPNAKWGNGRAIEAADFIADWNACNGQNVSFKCADSKRFAQVASVKQGSDPQQVIVTYTGSYDNWPSTFEFLLSKESVADPATFNDGWKSITKINDWLSGPFQVDRTDDKAGVLIETADPDWWGDRAKLSQLTFRAVAAKDVVPDLKDHLIDAADLGSDADKADAVTKISGVEVRKATTTGKQPELVAARSTLANYGAFGKSTVNWTDVGYLPPTS from the coding sequence ATGGATCTGACCTACTCTGTGGCGGCGATGACTGATCAACCCAGACCCTCCCGTACGCCGCGGGCCCGTACGCTGCGGCGCGGCTTGCTCGCCGGTGCACTGATCGGACTGCTCGGCGTCGGGGCGTGCAGCGGCAGCGGCCCGGACACGCCGAGCAGCAGCCCCACCCCGTCCGGCCCGGCGCCGGTCGACATCAACAGTCAGCCGCGGGATGTGCTGGCCGAGGGCGGTGAGCTGCGGCTGCCGGTGGCCAAGTTGGGTCAGCAGTGGAATCCGCTGCACGCCGATGCCGACGCGGACACGAAGTTGATCATGAGTTCGCTGCTGCCGCAGTTGTTCAGCTACGACGCGTCCGGCAACCCGGCACCGAACCCGGACTACCTGGCCGGGGTCGACGCAACCGGCGACAACCCGCAGCAGGTCACGTACACGATCAATCCGAACGCCAAGTGGGGCAACGGGCGGGCGATCGAGGCCGCCGACTTCATCGCCGACTGGAATGCCTGCAACGGGCAGAACGTCAGCTTCAAATGCGCCGACAGCAAGCGCTTCGCTCAGGTCGCCTCGGTCAAGCAGGGTTCGGATCCGCAGCAGGTGATCGTCACCTACACCGGCTCGTACGACAACTGGCCGTCCACCTTCGAGTTCTTGCTGTCCAAGGAGTCGGTGGCCGATCCGGCGACGTTCAACGACGGCTGGAAGTCGATCACCAAGATCAACGACTGGCTGTCCGGGCCGTTCCAGGTGGATCGGACCGACGACAAGGCCGGCGTGTTGATCGAGACCGCCGACCCCGACTGGTGGGGCGACCGGGCCAAGCTCTCGCAGCTGACCTTCCGTGCGGTAGCCGCGAAGGACGTCGTGCCCGACCTGAAGGATCATCTGATCGACGCCGCCGACCTCGGCTCCGATGCTGACAAGGCCGACGCAGTGACCAAGATCAGCGGCGTGGAAGTCCGCAAGGCCACAACCACCGGGAAACAACCCGAGCTTGTAGCAGCCCGCAGCACGCTGGCCAATTACGGCGCCTTCGGCAAGTCCACCGTCAACTGGACCGACGTCGGTTACCTGCCTCCCACTTCCTGA
- a CDS encoding nitroreductase family protein: protein MEFSEVVRKRRMVREYDPDRPLPDGLLDRLIDTGLRAPSAGFTQGVSFLILEDDQDRDRFWAATSDGDEPDSWLRGMRTAPALILVLTSADAYLDRYALPDKGWTERSEEPWTAPYWHVDAGMAAMAVLYAIVDAELGGCFFGLPADTVEQVRSAFAIPAEQQVVGVISVGYRARTEAPSGSPRKRARRPRTDLVRRGRWTAD, encoded by the coding sequence ATGGAATTCTCCGAGGTGGTGCGCAAGCGCCGGATGGTGCGCGAGTACGACCCGGACCGGCCACTGCCGGACGGGCTGCTGGATCGGCTGATCGACACGGGGCTGCGGGCGCCCTCGGCCGGCTTCACCCAGGGCGTCTCGTTCCTGATCCTGGAGGACGACCAGGATCGAGACCGGTTCTGGGCCGCGACCAGCGACGGCGACGAACCGGACAGTTGGCTGCGGGGGATGCGGACCGCGCCGGCGCTGATCCTGGTGCTGACCAGCGCGGACGCCTACCTGGACCGCTACGCGCTGCCGGACAAGGGCTGGACCGAGCGTTCCGAAGAGCCCTGGACCGCGCCGTACTGGCATGTCGACGCCGGCATGGCGGCGATGGCGGTGCTGTACGCGATCGTCGACGCCGAGCTCGGCGGCTGCTTCTTCGGCCTGCCCGCCGACACGGTCGAGCAGGTTCGTAGCGCGTTCGCGATCCCGGCCGAGCAGCAGGTGGTCGGGGTGATCAGCGTCGGCTACCGGGCCCGTACCGAAGCTCCGTCCGGTTCGCCCCGGAAGCGGGCGCGGCGACCGCGAACCGACCTCGTACGACGCGGACGGTGGACCGCGGACTAG